Sequence from the Molothrus ater isolate BHLD 08-10-18 breed brown headed cowbird chromosome 13, BPBGC_Mater_1.1, whole genome shotgun sequence genome:
TTCAGAGGAATGAAGGTCATTGAAAATAGGGCCCAGAAGGATGAAGAGAAGATGGAAATCCAGGAGATCCAGCTCAAAGAGGCCAAGCACATTGCTGAAGAGGCTGACCGCAAGTATGAAGAGGTCAGTTCTTGAGTGCAGGTCATCTCTCTCTGAAGCCCATGAGGCTGGGCctggaatttttgtttttctcttttgccttttaAGTTCAAAAGATCACAAACACCCCTCTCCACAGCTATGGAAGGAAAATCAGGCACTCAGATACCTCAAGGGACAAGGTGACAGGAGATCTGAGCTTAGATCTTTCACTAAAATGTTTGAGAGTATTCCCTAAGCTCTTAgggagagaaatatttttcagttgcCTTCTGGTGAATGAAAGAGAAGTCTTGAAAAATGTCAGATAACTAAGTCTCAAATGAATAATGAAGATACCACATAATCAAAGCTCATGTGTTGACCAAGAATTGAAGAGGCCTGGCCTCCTGCTTTGTAGGTTCTAGGAGCAGGTGAGGTGCAGTGCAGCAACTTAACATCCCTGATGGATTGTGCCCTGCCTGTCCTTGCAGGTGGCTCGGAAGCTGGTGATCATTGAGAGCGACCTGGAGCGCGCTGAGGAGCGCGCTGAGCTATCAGAAAGGTAAGTGTGCAACTGCCCTGGGGTGTATGTGAGGTGCTAGAAGAGAACTATAACTGCATGAAACGTTGGCAGCACACTGTGTGTTCAGCTCCAAGCTATGTTTTGCTCATTTACTGTAATGGTTGAGAGAAATGGTCGGTGCCAAAGTAAATGTGTTCTCTGTGTGTGCGCGTGTTTTGTCACTGCATGCTGTACCTGCACACTGATTTTGTGAATGGCTTTTGTGCATTTCATGTGTTCACTAACAGCCAAGTCCGACAGCTGGAAGAACAGTTAAGAATAATGGATCAAACCTTGAAAGCATTAATGGCTGCAGAGGATAAGGTACTGATACTAATAAACAGTTTTTAGGTTTAACTGCAACCCAAGTGTTTCAGCTTCCATAGCCAGTTAGCTCACTCAGTAGTAACAAATAAGTCCTTGCTATGCTCTTTACTCTCTCTTTGCATCTCGCTTTGGTGGTTTTCTTTGgtctctttttttgtttattgatttttatctttaaaactGATCTCCTGTGCAGCCAAAAGAAGCTGAACTGTCTCACGTGTAAAAAGCTCTGTAAATGTTTCTGTGTAAGCCAAGAGCTGTAGATAAATTTCTGTCTGGTCATTGTCTTAATGTGCACTTGAACTGGTATTTGGCATCACAAAGAGCTGCTTTCAGTCTGTGATGGATCAGCTGCTTTTGAGGCCATTCTTTTGCCCTGtaatggttttcatttttctctatcTTTTCCCCCTATTTTCTCCTATTTCTTTTGCTTGACTGAATCTTCCATCCTCCCCTTTCCTGCCTTACCTCCGAAATAACAGCAAATGTGCTGAGCTTGAAGAGGAGTTGAAAACTGTGACCAACAACCTGAAGTCGCTGGAGGCTCAGGCTGAGAAGGTAGGCTAGAGACTTCTGTGAGAATGTGTCCCCTACACTGTCATCTGGCCCATGGGGTTTTCTTTGTATGCCAATCACTTTGCAGCATTTCTTCAGGGCTCTTGTCAGTAGAGGCATTTGGATTTACTACTCAATTCCTATTTGGCTCCTACTGGAACATAGCATATCTTGTCATTCCAAATAGGTCAGTATTATTTGGCCACATGTTTTGTTGAGTATTCTGACAAGATTAAGTGTTAATTATAGAATGTCCCTCAGAATGACATTGTGTACTAACATTTAATTTCTCCAGAAGACATTCCTCTTTAAAACTGCAGTACTAATTTCTTCTCCAAGTTCCCACCATATTGCACTGGAATGTAACTCAAGGAAAGTTTGACTCTTGTAATAAACCATACTGCCACAGCCTTCCAAGtggaattaattttgttttacctATAACAATTTCTTGGGTACAGATAATCTGTTACAAGAGTTtcaaagtggggtttttttgggtatATTTAGAATACCCATCTAATACCAGTGATCCTCTTTCTAATTACAGTACTCACAGAAAGAAGACAAGTATGAAGAGGAGATTAAAGTTCTGACTGACAAACTGAAGGAGGTAAAATGAGAGCTGTTCTTTGACACATAGCTTCCAATGCACCTTTGATTCTTTTAGTATAAACACTACTTTGATGGTTTAAGGATGAACATACCATTTTGGAAACAGTTTACTGTTAAATATCTCCCCTAGAAATTAGTTTATATTTGCCTCTTCTCGCTGtgcttttttcctcacttgaattatttcttttctactCCCAAGTACTGTGTGTGTTTCCTAAAGTAGTCTGTATTTGTCCTGACTGCAGGCTGAGACCCGTGCTGAGTTTGCTGAGAGGTCAGTAACCAAGCTGGAGAAGAGCATTGATGACCTAGAAGGTATGTGGGGCTGTTTTTCTACTTACTGTGGAAATACAGATCTCTTATTCTTCTCTTGTGTGagggtttttgttgggttttttttaatacccaGTTCTACTGGGCTGACTTGTCCTGCTTATATAAATGTGTCTGCCTAAAGAGTAGACAGAATTTTTTCTGAATGAAATGTATTGATATCTTAAATGCTGCAGGTGAACAGTGTTTTGCTCTTGCCTGTTGCTTTTTCTCTTATGTTCTCAAGACTCCTtccatttttttgctttatactCTTCTATTTGGAAGTATATAAATGTTACAGGGTAAATGATCAGATGACAAGTGTTATTATCATCTTAGTGAAGAGCTGATGAAGAGTTGCATTATGTTTGCAATAGTTAGGAATGTAGCAAGCTAACCTAATTTCTTACTGTGTTAAGTGTGGGTTGGGGCAGGCATTTTGTGACCTAGACCAGTTATTGGGTTTTGGTAAAGCTAATAGATTGTATACATAATCAGAAGGATTATTCAACTTCAGAGGATTTGTTTGTAAGGTTTTGATAAATCTGCCAGAATTGCAGCAGAGAAGTAGAATGTGCTTTCTGCCTCTGGAGAAAACAATCCAGTAGGACTTTGTAATTTGAAGTTATGTGGAGTTTGCTATTTAGAGGCATTACACTAAGTGTAGTATTTGAAGAAGCTAAATTGCATGGCGTGGCAGCCTGGATTCTGCATGAAGGTGATGAAATGCCTAAGTAGCTGCTGAAAATTTATGATCCCTGACtcaggaaggaagcagagaagaaagataaGTGTTTAGAAGGAACAAAAATTGCTGTAAGAAGCTGAGTTTGACAACACACAAGCCAGAgtggtttgaaaaaaaaaaaggtagaaaatgGTAACATCCTCCTTGAGTCCCATTTTTGATCTTTTCTCCCTATGTCCCATcttgattaaaacaaaaaagcattaaaacaaaaatccaggGCAGTGAAACATggatttttgcttcttttgtactctcttttcttggttttctgtATATCACAGGTTGCCCCATTGGCAGTGCAGTTAATGAACCTGTTGCATAAAACTGTTCACTATTTTCTTGCATAGAACTGTtcactattttctttcttttattcttctctaattttgtttcattttgtctgTCACAACACTTCTTTCTGTGCACTCTTCCCATTTCCTATGGCTTCTGGATGGTATCCCCATGCCACCACCTTCACCTTCCATCCCATGATCCTGCTCCATTTCCTTGCacacctctgcttttcctggggGAACACCAGATGAGCTCTATGCTCAGAAACTGAAGTACAAAGCCATCAGTGAGGAGCTGGACCACGCTCTCAATGATATGACTTCCATGTAAATGtcctcccagcctgtgcccgctgctgcttccctgccctcACTGATTGCGCAGTGCCGCCCTTGTGAAATGATGCTCCCTGTGTAGTGGGAGATGCTTTCCTTTAGAGAGAATAGGTGTACAAAATACCATGAACAATTGCTTTACCCTGGCAAAGTGTGGGTGAGTGTTGTGCCAAGCCTGGTAAATACTCATGGTGATTTTGTAAGCTTGTGGTTACTTTTTGATTCTGTGTCTGCAATCCTTGTGTCTTGTGGTGGTTGCCCTTTGTTTGTAGCTCTGTGTTTATCCTTTCAGTTCACCTCTGTTCAAACATTATCTACCAGGCACATCATGTTTGTTTTACCAAAGAAGATTGCTGTGGTACGTGTTGCATTCAGAGTGTATTCCTTTGCCTGCTGCCACAATTTTTGCTCTGACAAAGTTCCTGCAAAAATGTCAGAGAAATTTAGATTTAGCTGTATTCTCTGTTAATGACAGTAGAAAGTCTTTATCTAAATTTTCATAGCTGCTCTGAAAATTTCAGCTGTTATCACTGAATTCCATGTGTGAAAATGGATTGAAAATACCTTGTCATTTAAACCCATAAAAGCAACAATTGAATTGTAGgtttcttctgtgtgttttctggaTAGCAGTAGTAATTTTATTTGCATACACCAAAAATGTGGTAACACCAACTTTAGTCATAAGGAGAAAACGAAAGAGTGGCAGGAAAGTAGGAGAGTCAACAGCTGTAAGGTGTGAGTGCTCAGTGCAGAGTTTGCACCAAGTGACTCTTGTTCCATGGACTCTGAACAGAGGTCAGCTGTGCCACCTCCACCTTCCCGTGCATGAGCACTGCAGCTGAcatgggagaggggaagggcTCTGGCTCTCAAGTGCTTAGGAGGTGCAATGTTTAGTCCCAGCATTCCCTTTTGGGAACCCAGGCATGCTTGCAACAGGACATAAGGTTTGCTTGTCTTAGAGCTTGAAACGTATTTGTTTGCACCCGgattttaaatggttttttcttcatgttgGTTTTGTCCCCATGTCTGTTCATtactttcctcttctctctctaCCAACATTTTAGTAGAGGTCTCATGTTGCCTGCTTTGTATGCTTTgattcttttgtttttgaaTTCCTCCCCGACATATGGTTTTGCTTAGTGGCTTATCAAGcaaatggatttcttttttcctcctctttatACAGAGATTACAATATTTCTTCAATTTGGGATATTTCTAAGTGGAAAGCAGACTTAAAATTGTAGTCTACTGGTATATGAGGACGTGACTGTATCATTCCAGTCCCAGCATGGTGTGCTGTTTCTCTAGCATAGTCATCTCAGcatgctgggctctgctgtgccattGCTGCTTTTTGGAAAGTCTTTACTGcaccttttttcattttctgccttatctcactttttcttttcatgcagataattttctttgcttcagttCTCCAAAGACATCTTCATCGGGTTGGATAAAACATCTTTCCAAGCTTTGGATGTTTCATGGGCTCATTGTCCTGTCTTCTAGCTTAGTTGACTCTTCCTCTATCACCTGTCTCAGAACATGCTCTGTTTGTGCTCTGCTGTACAGAAACTACATTTCtcaatgtaaaataaatatccCAGCTGTATCCCTTTTGCTAttcctttgccttttatttatttcagtaacTATTTAagttattaataaaatttgCCCTTTTATGCCATTAgggatttcatttttttggtgttttcattttttagctGAAAACACTTTTGCCTGAATGTTGACAATGCCAAGCCAGCAAGTACAGTgtgtgaaaactgaaaaactgacCAGTTATTATCTTAGTTTTTCTCAAACTCTGCTGCAGCTAAAATGACAAATAGATGTAATAGGAACTCTTCCAGTTGTTATTGTTAGGACAAAATTTGCAGGGTCACTACTTCCTTGGGGTCATTGGTCGTGGGAGCATGGCTGAGGGAGCAGTTACATCCTTGATGTAACcagatttttcactttaaagCTGAAATCTTTTCCTAGCTTTATGCTGAAGACTTCTTATCtctatttaaatgcttttttatcTCTATTTAATGTCTTTGTTCATTAACTAATATATTTGAAACAGATTTAAAGAGGCAGCATCAtaaactttaaattattttttcacccAAAAATAATCCTTGAAATGTCTTGCAAAAAAGATTTTCCCTCTTTCACAGCTCAGTTATTCAGCAAAGATGATGCTTGCTAACATTCTGGGGTTtttacaatatatttttcttgAGTGGCATGATAGTATTGGAAGTTCATTGGGGAGGTTTCAGTAGCTTTCCACTTGTGCTTAGTTCAGACTTGTGAGTTTGAATTGCAGACTCATGAGAAATGTTTCAAAGCTGGAGTAGGAAAATTCTAGTGATTATGATATTCATGAAATTACTCTGCTGCAAAGTGGAACATCATGGATTTCAGGTTTCAGCTGATTTGTCACTGTCTGATTAAGGATGAAGCATTAAATACTGACATCTTGTGCTCTTTTTGTATTGTTATTTGCAACTAGGGAGTTTATTGCCttattttaactttatttaCATCACAGTGAAAGAAGTTATTTTCCAGTTCCCATGGAAGCAAAAACCAGATTGATTTCTGGTGATACTGTAACTCTATATATTGCTAAAGTTCCTAAGTCACCAAAGCTAAATAAATTCATTATACCATAGCTGAACTTTAGTTTTTAACTTTTAGAATAATGTAAATGTCTCTTTCTTGTTCAGCTTCAAGATTATTCAACAGTGCAGTCTAAACTAGATTATCTCACCTCCTCAAAACTTGGTTTCCCAATAAGGCTTGGGATGGATGCATGCCCTTCCTGGCCTGCCATCCTTGGATAACTTTGGCATATCCCACTTTTCTGCCTCTGACACATCCTAATGTTGCTGGCTGGGGGCAGAACCCCAAATACAGGATAGAAATCAGCAATCACAGGCAGTTCAAGTAATAAAGTTCAGTAACTTACCACTCCTTAATTGACACAGTAAATGGCTGTGTGTGAAGGGTAACCAGATAGAATGGGATATATAAAAGTTAACCAAATATAATGGGATGAGCATTTGTAAAATGACTGAGGCTAATAGCTTCACAAATGCAGGAGTTAGGGGATTGTGGTCAACTGTAACTTGTCATCTGAGCCAGAGTAAAATATGCTACAGCAACTCCAGCTTCTTACTATATTGTGTTTTGGTTCATTGTTTTAGCAAAGTTTTTTGTCCCCTCAATTCCTTGCAATACTGGTGTTTCTTaagaaaagtaaacaaaaaagcaaaatgcattGTAGGAACCTGTCAATTTTTAACATAGTCATTTTAACCATCAGTATTAACATTTTGCCTTTTGTGTCAGTCACACATGATCAGCTCTGCACTGAGGGATGACAGATTGCTGACCAAGTACTGGAAAtgagcagtgcagtgcagagccCCGGAAGCTGCATGCAGaattcctggctgctcctgctgctctgatcttcactgcagggagctgttgtgttccctgctctgctgtggctcagcACTCCTGTCACCCTCACTTGTGGCATTGGACCTGCCATGTCTGGCTGGTTTTGTGCCTGAGGCTTCTTcctgggccctgctgagctTTTCTGACTCTGCACAGAGCCAGAAGTCCCTGCttggctgctggggctcctgcagagccagcctctGCCTCTGGAGCAGATGGACACATGGCCCATGGGGAATCCAGGGCTCACTGTACTCTTGGGAAGTGCTTTCCCTGCCTTACTGAGGGATTTACTTGTTTTGGAAGTTGAGAATGTAAATCTCTGCCTCAGTCAGAGAGGAGATTTCTGTGATGGTAGTAAGAGTAATTTCACATGATTCATTTTTGAATAACAACTACATACATTTTGCTAGACAAAGTGAAATTTTAGTTACTCTAaggctttgttttttcccaCATATATGTGACATTATCATGGTGAGAGGGACAAGATCCATTTGTTACTGGAGGATCTGCAGGATCAGAGCTGTGAAATGTCCTGGCTTTACAGAGCTGCCTGTGGGAGTGTGGGCTGGGGAGGAAGCTGGGAGGAGTTGCTCACCATGTAAGCATGTCCTGCAGACCAGCTCACTGCACAGCTTTGCCTTGGCTGTGtccagtgcctgcagggaaaggggattCCTGTGGAAAAGAGTCAGAAACAGTCATTTCCTGTAGGGGAATAATCTGGGATCAAGAGGTCAGGAGTGCAGTTATTGAGAAGAGCATGGACAATTTGAGAGCACAAGATAGTGAAAAGCCATTGTGGaacatttttttcactctgcagAGCAACTCTCACTTAATGTGCTGTCACAACGTGGCTGTGGCTGTTCTGTTCCAACACAAATTGTCCTCTCTGTTTGCTGTTTTTGAGCAGAGTGTTCatccttccttttcattttcaccaAATGTGAGTCTGTTTTCATACAAAGTAAAACTCAGCAACTTAAAGGTATTAAAATGTGTGGATTCCACAGTAATATTTACCTATCAGAAATAACATTTCAGCCCATCAGACTTCCTAGGAAAGGAGTATGGGCTGAGCCAGACCTGGTGGTAGTTGCCTACTGGCACCTCTCCTGCTGTTACTTATGCTGGCTGTGGTGCAGTTGCTTTCTCTCTACTGGCAGATGAGTTTCCACTACACTTTAAATagtttgcaaagaaaaatggcaCTCACAAAACAAATTCACACCCTGTACAGAAGAGTAAAGTAAGACTCAGCACTCCTAGGAGTATAGCTGCAGTTCTTCCATTTCTATTGCAGTTTTGCCTCCCAGCTGTTCCCCACAGCAGGATTCTTAGCCAGTTCTTGCTATGGTACAATAGCTGTTCCTTGGAGTAGCTATTCCTAGAGTTGTAGAAACAGAGGTAAAATGTTTCTCTCTGTGTTACTGAACTGTCTGTCATGTGACCAGTTTCTTTAGTAACTCTTATTTAACTGTTTTCTCTGTCTAATCTGTCTTCattctgcctctttttttcccttctaacCTGCTTGCTGCCTGTACAGACCAACTCTACCAGCAACTTGAGCAAAACAGTCGCCTAACTAATGAACTAAAGCTGGCATTGAATGAGGATTAAACTTTAGTGGGACTGTATTGTTAACTTGTTTGAAACCACCTTCTTCCAAATTTCCTTTAAGAATGAATCAGTAATTGTAGAAATAAGCAAGAAACttagaaattgatttttttttctgttaattctgTGGTaaattaatgaaagaaattCTCTTGGGAAAATCTGGAAATGCTTCTTCTGGATGAGGCTTTTCATTCTGTGTCTGCACACCTCTTTTGGAAGAGCACTAAGCTTTTCTGCTGTGCAGTAGCTTCTTTCCACTTAAGTAAAGAGCTACAGCATTTCActaacagtatttaaaaaataacagccTGTGTTGCAGAAAGGCACTCAGTTTATCCAACATGAATTGGCCCTAAGATTTTTACCACAGTGAGAGTAAAATATTCACTAGAATccatatttctgtatttcaaaaccAACTTAAAGGATACTACAGCTGTTTTGTCTGGAGACTTTGATAAGATAATTTTGCCTTACTATGAATTTGGCTTGTATTtgacattaaaacaaaaagaatggGAGCTCCATCTGACAATACCCAATCAGTTAAAGGTATGCTTGCCTAGTATGAAGTTACTCTTACTGGATTCTGGTGGGATGCACCTCCAGAACATTATGCTCATTTATTGCATTAACTATGTGTGTTAAGTGATTGTCCTAGAAAAGTGTGCATGCAACATAAGGCTACTAACTTgagttaatttattttctaaaagaaataaatttcttaaAGGTCACTTCACCAAAAactataataattttaatttttttgttctttgtgtttttgaAATCTATGAAACTATTAATTGTGTATCTGCAAAgaacttattttctttatagcctacttaaaaaaaaaaaagaaaaaaaaaaccctgcttttTTTATCTCACCTATAAGCAGAGAGTTTCCAGAGCATTGTGTCTCTGTTGGCAGTGTATTTTCTTAACAACTGCAGCTGTGAACAGTTCCAAACTTGCATTActtgctgtttgttttattaatttggAATTCTCTCTAGTTGTGTTATCTGGAAACATTGATATTTATGAGCATGCACATTTCTTAACT
This genomic interval carries:
- the TPM1 gene encoding tropomyosin alpha-1 chain isoform X2, with amino-acid sequence MDAIKKKMQMLKLDKENALDRAEQAEADKKAAEERSKQLEDELVALQKKLKATEDELDKYSESLKDAQEKLELADKKATDAESEVASLNRRIQLVEEELDRAQERLATALQKLEEAEKAADESERGMKVIENRAQKDEEKMEIQEIQLKEAKHIAEEADRKYEEVARKLVIIESDLERAEERAELSESKCAELEEELKTVTNNLKSLEAQAEKYSQKEDKYEEEIKVLTDKLKEAETRAEFAERSVTKLEKSIDDLEDELYAQKLKYKAISEELDHALNDMTSI
- the TPM1 gene encoding tropomyosin alpha-1 chain isoform X4 translates to MDAIKKKMQMLKLDKENALDRAEQAEADKKAAEERSKQLEDELVALQKKLKATEDELDKYSESLKDAQEKLELADKKATDAESEVASLNRRIQLVEEELDRAQERLATALQKLEEAEKAADESERGMKVIENRAQKDEEKMEIQEIQLKEAKHIAEEADRKYEEVARKLVIIESDLERAEERAELSESKCAELEEELKTVTNNLKSLEAQAEKYSQKEDKYEEEIKVLTDKLKEAETRAEFAERSVTKLEKSIDDLEDNFLCFSSPKTSSSGWIKHLSKLWMFHGLIVLSSSLVDSSSITCLRTCSVCALLYRNYISQCKINIPAVSLLLFLCLLFISVTI
- the TPM1 gene encoding tropomyosin alpha-1 chain isoform X3, with protein sequence MDAIKKKMQMLKLDKENALDRAEQAEADKKAAEERSKQLEDELVALQKKLKATEDELDKYSESLKDAQEKLELADKKATDAESEVASLNRRIQLVEEELDRAQERLATALQKLEEAEKAADESERGMKVIENRAQKDEEKMEIQEIQLKEAKHIAEEADRKYEEVARKLVIIESDLERAEERAELSESKCAELEEELKTVTNNLKSLEAQAEKYSQKEDKYEEEIKVLTDKLKEAETRAEFAERSVTKLEKSIDDLEDQLYQQLEQNSRLTNELKLALNED